Within Ancylothrix sp. D3o, the genomic segment ATATGAGAAGCTAAACCATCTATGCTAATATCCTTTAAGAATGTCACCAATGGGATTGAAACTTTTAGGCTCATTTCCAATTTACCCTTTAAATCTACTGCCATTAAAGATTCCAGTCCCAACTGATTCAATTTTTGTTCTGCTGTCAATTCAGATAACGATATTTTCAAAACTTGCGCCAATTCTTTATGCAGATAAGATTGCAAAGCAATCTGTCGTTCTTCTGGAGAAAGCACGCTCAGGAATTCGCGGCTCATCCCTTCTTTTCGCGCATTTTCTTGTACCAGTGTTTGTAATTTTTCTGAAGATCGTAATTCAGAGCGCAGAATTTTTTTAAGAACTTTCCCAGTAGGATTCTTGGGAATTGAGTCTACAAATTTAACATGATGAGGGACTTTATAAGCAGCCATTCTTTGAGAACAAAATTCAATAATCTGTCCTTCTGTAATTTGATACCCATCTTTCAAAATAACGTTAGCTGTAACAATCTCAAATCCTGCATCTAGCACCCCGTAAACAGCTACTTCAGCAATGGCTGGATGTTGATAAATGACATTTTCCACTTCAGTCGGATAAACTTTTAATCCGAAAACGTTAATCATGTCTTTAACACGATCCACAATGTAGAAAAATCCCTCCTCATCCATCCGTCCAATATCGCCTGTATAAAACCAACCGTTTTTTATCGCTTCTTGGGTTTCAAAAGGGCGATTCCAATAGCCAAGCATGACATTTGACCCTTTAATAACAATTTCCCCCAACTCGCCTGGAGAAACTTGATGACCTTTACTATCAACAATTTTCATTTCTACATTTTCAATAGGAGTGCCAATTGAACCGAGTTTATATTTTAGGTCGTGATTGTAGCTAGCAAAAGGTGATGTTTCAGTTAAACCGTAGCCTTCATAAATGACAAAGCCGTACTTATCTTGCCAATTTTGTGCAACTTCAATTGGCATAGGTGCTGCTGCTGAAAAGTAATAACGCACGCTTGTTATGTCGTAGCTAGAGGTGTCCGTATTCAGCATTTTTATGAATACAGTCGGGACACCAAAAAACATCGTTACTTTACGATCGGCGATAATTTGCAAAATTTCTTCGAGGTCAAAGCGACGGTGCAAGATAATAGTTGCACAAGCATTCAACCCACTATTGAGAATGGCGTTTTGGCCAAAGCAATGAAACAGAGGTAAGAAAAGTAGCAACCGATCGTTTTGAGAAATCTGGTAACACCGATCAGCCGAGTAAATATTAGAAACTATATTTCCGTGAGAAAGAGTCGCTCCTTTAGGAAAGCCAGTTGTTCCTGATGTGTAGAGGATACAAGCTGGAGCGTGGCTATCCATTTCCACAGATCGCGCTTCTTCTGAAGCATTTTCCATTAGTTGCGATAAACTAATTCCTTTATGAGCTTTACCTTCAGCAATCAAAATGTGTTGAAGTTCGGGTAAGTCTGCTTTTTGTATTTCCTCGCTTTGTAACTCAGTTGTAACGATCGCTTTAGCTGCACAGTCATTGAGAATATAGCTGACTTCAGCACTTTTAAGGGTTACATTAACGGAAACAGCAATCCCACCGATTTTGAGAATGGCTAGATAGGAAATAACGAATTCGGGAATATTCGGTAAAAATAAAGCTACGCGATCGCCTCTATGAATCCCCAAGTCACGTAATCCATTGGCTACTCGATTAGTGAGTCGATCGAGTTGTTTGTAAGTATAGGATTTATCTTCAAAAACCAGAGCAATTTTATCAGGAAATAGGGAGCGGCCCCGTTCTATATGATGAGCAAT encodes:
- a CDS encoding long-chain-fatty-acid--CoA ligase, with amino-acid sequence MNIAHHIERGRSLFPDKIALVFEDKSYTYKQLDRLTNRVANGLRDLGIHRGDRVALFLPNIPEFVISYLAILKIGGIAVSVNVTLKSAEVSYILNDCAAKAIVTTELQSEEIQKADLPELQHILIAEGKAHKGISLSQLMENASEEARSVEMDSHAPACILYTSGTTGFPKGATLSHGNIVSNIYSADRCYQISQNDRLLLFLPLFHCFGQNAILNSGLNACATIILHRRFDLEEILQIIADRKVTMFFGVPTVFIKMLNTDTSSYDITSVRYYFSAAAPMPIEVAQNWQDKYGFVIYEGYGLTETSPFASYNHDLKYKLGSIGTPIENVEMKIVDSKGHQVSPGELGEIVIKGSNVMLGYWNRPFETQEAIKNGWFYTGDIGRMDEEGFFYIVDRVKDMINVFGLKVYPTEVENVIYQHPAIAEVAVYGVLDAGFEIVTANVILKDGYQITEGQIIEFCSQRMAAYKVPHHVKFVDSIPKNPTGKVLKKILRSELRSSEKLQTLVQENARKEGMSREFLSVLSPEERQIALQSYLHKELAQVLKISLSELTAEQKLNQLGLESLMAVDLKGKLEMSLKVSIPLVTFLKDISIDGLASHITEELTAELMTTHSFYHNKEIDSVGIWEEGIL